One stretch of Stigmatella aurantiaca DNA includes these proteins:
- a CDS encoding serine/threonine protein kinase yields MDLYRGEQIGKYEVITRLSVGGMAELFLGFTSGPGGFRKYVALKRILPDVRSNEQFERMFLDEARITAAFNHPNIAQVYELGQEDDGLFLAMEFVAGQNLDQVTDACLRRKQPLPLGMSLAVGRDVCLALHYAHAFTGPSGRPSPVIHRDVAQKNIMVTYDGVVKLLDFGIAKARGSLERTHVGTVKGTAGYMSPEQVRGDPLDGRSDVFSLGVVLWELVTGQRLFAGETERDEMLNILEAPIPSPRQRASHVSEDVAAVILKALERNAGDRWQSGRDMARALEDAAGRMMFDLERRAALMRSLFQAKMASTQALLDSADTSKAPAPSGPEPAVIVSPDVAEPEEWDRTPTRNPADEELEAQAAALSARATAMPEDAAARDATRGPWALLLLVLVVAGGLLVWKLVPALDEDVEPEPTVPAYVDPRLRQFPEPGQPPVLPVPDAGTAAAGSGEAPEPEAPPKEGGKSSRNRKSTKEGRLTLIIKPEAEVFLGSKSLGFTPLRNKPLPKGTKSLRIVGPDGKHRELQVSIPAGETIERALLLSEIPER; encoded by the coding sequence ATGGACCTCTACCGGGGCGAGCAGATTGGGAAGTACGAGGTCATCACCCGGCTGTCGGTGGGCGGCATGGCGGAGCTCTTCCTGGGCTTCACCTCGGGCCCGGGGGGCTTCCGCAAGTACGTGGCCCTCAAGCGCATCCTCCCGGACGTGCGCAGCAACGAGCAGTTCGAGCGCATGTTCCTGGACGAGGCGCGCATCACCGCGGCCTTCAACCACCCGAACATCGCCCAGGTGTACGAGCTGGGGCAGGAGGACGACGGCCTCTTTCTGGCCATGGAGTTCGTCGCCGGCCAGAATCTGGATCAGGTCACCGACGCCTGCCTCCGCCGCAAGCAGCCCCTGCCCCTGGGCATGAGCCTGGCGGTGGGCCGGGACGTGTGCCTGGCGCTGCACTACGCGCACGCGTTCACCGGGCCCTCGGGCCGCCCCAGCCCCGTCATCCACCGGGACGTCGCCCAGAAGAACATCATGGTGACGTACGACGGGGTGGTGAAGCTGCTGGACTTCGGCATCGCCAAGGCGCGCGGCAGCCTGGAGCGCACGCACGTGGGCACGGTGAAGGGCACCGCCGGGTACATGTCCCCCGAGCAGGTGCGCGGCGATCCGCTGGATGGGCGCAGTGACGTGTTCAGCCTGGGCGTGGTGCTCTGGGAGCTCGTCACCGGGCAGCGCCTGTTCGCCGGAGAGACTGAGCGCGACGAGATGCTGAACATCCTGGAGGCGCCCATCCCCTCCCCGCGCCAGCGCGCCAGCCACGTGTCCGAGGACGTGGCCGCCGTCATCCTCAAGGCGCTGGAGCGCAACGCGGGGGACCGCTGGCAGAGCGGCCGGGACATGGCGCGGGCGCTGGAGGATGCCGCCGGGCGGATGATGTTCGATCTCGAGCGGCGCGCGGCGCTCATGCGCTCGCTGTTCCAGGCGAAGATGGCCTCGACGCAGGCCCTGCTGGACAGCGCGGACACGAGCAAGGCGCCCGCGCCCTCCGGGCCGGAGCCCGCCGTCATCGTCTCCCCGGACGTGGCCGAGCCCGAGGAGTGGGATCGCACCCCCACCCGGAACCCCGCGGACGAGGAGCTGGAGGCGCAGGCCGCGGCCCTGAGCGCCCGGGCCACCGCGATGCCCGAGGATGCCGCCGCGCGGGATGCCACCCGGGGGCCGTGGGCCCTGCTGCTGCTCGTCCTGGTGGTGGCCGGAGGCCTGCTCGTCTGGAAGCTCGTGCCCGCGCTGGATGAGGACGTGGAGCCCGAGCCCACCGTGCCCGCGTATGTGGACCCGCGGCTCAGGCAGTTCCCCGAGCCGGGGCAGCCCCCCGTGCTGCCCGTGCCCGACGCGGGGACGGCAGCGGCCGGGAGCGGAGAGGCGCCGGAGCCGGAGGCCCCGCCCAAGGAGGGCGGCAAGTCCTCGCGCAACCGGAAGTCCACGAAAGAGGGCCGGCTGACGCTCATCATCAAGCCCGAGGCCGAGGTTTTCCTGGGCTCGAAGTCGCTGGGCTTCACGCCGCTGCGCAACAAGCCCCTGCCCAAAGGCACGAAGTCGCTGCGCATCGTGGGCCCGGACGGAAAGCACCGGGAGCTCCAGGTCTCCATCCCGGCGGGCGAGACCATCGAGAGGGCGCTGTTGCTCAGTGAAATTCCCGAGCGCTGA
- the gshB gene encoding glutathione synthase — protein sequence MAPLTLGFLMDPLEHVRVDHDSTFAMMVEAHRRGHRVRYFEQGWLRFSGRCAEARMRTVAVRAEAGRHFEVLEEAVHPISSLDVLFLRKDPPVDVDFLHATQLVELCAGKSPVYINSPSALREANEKLFTLHFPDLMPETFVARELQALADFITRHPGGTILKPIDGFGGKGIVFLGQQDRNMRSMLELLTRGGQEAIMAQAYVPQARLGDKRIILVNGEPLGAVLRVPSDDDHRGNMAAGGKPVKTQLTAREKEICARLKPVLLERGLYLVGIDVLGDYLTEVNVTSPTGLVEIDRLDGVSIESHVIDLAERLAANR from the coding sequence ATGGCACCGCTCACCCTTGGCTTCCTCATGGACCCGCTGGAGCACGTGCGGGTGGACCATGACTCCACGTTCGCGATGATGGTGGAGGCGCACCGCCGGGGGCACCGGGTGCGCTACTTCGAGCAGGGCTGGCTGCGCTTCAGCGGCCGGTGCGCCGAGGCGCGCATGCGCACGGTGGCCGTGCGGGCCGAGGCGGGCCGGCACTTCGAGGTGCTGGAGGAGGCGGTGCACCCCATCTCCAGCCTGGATGTGCTGTTCCTGCGCAAGGATCCGCCCGTGGACGTGGACTTCCTGCACGCCACGCAGCTCGTGGAGCTGTGCGCGGGCAAGTCTCCGGTCTACATCAACAGCCCCTCGGCGCTGCGCGAGGCGAACGAGAAGCTCTTCACGCTGCACTTCCCGGACCTGATGCCCGAGACGTTCGTTGCCCGGGAGCTGCAGGCGCTGGCGGACTTCATCACCCGGCACCCCGGGGGGACGATCCTCAAGCCCATCGACGGCTTCGGGGGCAAGGGCATCGTCTTCCTGGGGCAGCAGGACCGCAACATGCGCTCCATGCTGGAGCTGCTCACGCGCGGGGGCCAGGAGGCCATCATGGCCCAGGCCTACGTGCCCCAGGCGCGGCTGGGCGACAAGCGCATCATCCTGGTGAACGGCGAGCCTTTGGGCGCGGTGCTCCGGGTGCCCTCGGACGATGACCACCGGGGGAACATGGCCGCGGGGGGCAAGCCGGTGAAGACGCAGCTCACCGCGCGCGAGAAGGAGATCTGCGCCCGGCTCAAGCCCGTGCTCCTGGAGCGGGGGCTGTACCTGGTGGGCATCGACGTGCTGGGCGACTACCTCACGGAGGTGAACGTGACGAGCCCCACGGGGCTGGTGGAGATCGACCGGCTGGATGGCGTGAGC